From the genome of Lotus japonicus ecotype B-129 chromosome 6, LjGifu_v1.2, one region includes:
- the LOC130722571 gene encoding heterogeneous nuclear ribonucleoprotein 1-like isoform X2, whose protein sequence is MEMDPGKLFIGGISWDTNEERLRQYFQNFGDVVEAVIMKDRTTGRARGFGFVVFADPSVAERVVMEKHVIDGRTVEAKKAVPRDDQNVLSRSNSSSHGSPVPSPVRTKKIFVGGLPSTITESDFKNYFDQFGTITDVVVMYDHNTQRPRGFGFITFDSEEGVEKVLYKTFHELNGKMVEVKRAVPKELSPSPSRGQLGGYSYAMSRVGSFANGFTQGYNPGMVGGHGLRIDGRLSPVTVGRSGYPLLSPNYGSELNFELPLSQNESANFTSNFVIGRALNSSYNGSPSRYNNAMGYAGSSIGNNATISSSSINQNLWGNGNLYGATNPATSNAFVGYGSENSSMGSLGGIGSLWSSSLGNNQAGTIGSGYGKGSLSYRSGDVILGSKTVDYGRSSESTVASAPLYTLSNGNYDEAFKDTYEAGPFYRDQTWRSSASELDDSGSLGLGFENAVSDLMSKGSGGHIGAYAVASRQSNRG, encoded by the exons ATGGAAATGGACCCTGGCAAGCTTTTCATTGGTGGGATTTCCTGGGACACAAATGAAGAACGACTCAGACAGTATTTCCAGAACTTTGGAGATGTGGTTGAAGCTGTGATAATGAAGGATCGCACCACGGGGCGTGCCCGTGGTTTTGGATTTGTTGTTTTTGCCGATCCTTCTGTTGCTGAGCGAGTTGTTATGGAAAAGCATGTCATTGATGGTAGAACT GTGGAAGCAAAAAAGGCTGTCCCTAGAGATGATCAGAATGTTCTGAGCAGAAGCAACAGCAGCAGTCATGGGTCGCCAGTTCCTTCTCCTGTCCGCACAAAGAAGATATTTGTTGGAGGTCTACCATCCACAATTACTGAGAGTGATTTTAAGAACTACTTTGATCAGTTTGGAACAATTACAGATGTTGTCGTGATGTATGACCATAACACACAAAGGCCTAGAGGTTTTGGATTCATAACCTTTGATTCTGAGGAAGGAGTTGAGAAAGTTCTGTACAAAACTTTTCATGAACTGAATGGTAAAATGGTTGAGGTTAAGAGAGCTGTTCCCAAGGAATTATCTCCAAGTCCAAGTAGAGGCCAGTTAGGTGGATATAGTTATGCTATGAGTAGAGTTGGTAGCTTTGCTAATGGTTTCACTCAGGGATATAATCCAGGCATGGTTGGAGGCCATGGACTTAGAATAGATGGTCGGTTGAGTCCGGTTACTGTTGGTCGTAGCGGATATCCTCTTTTGAGTCCTAATTATGGGTCAGAACTCAACTTTGAGCTACCATTGAGCCAAAATGAAAGTGCAAACTTTACATCTAACTTCGTCATAGGACGGGCGCTGAACTCTTCATACAATGGAAGTCCGAGCAGGTACAATAATGCCATGGGGTATGCTGGTTCAAGCATTGGCAACAATGCAACCATAAGTTCAAgttcaataaatcaaaatttGTGGGGGAATGGGAATCTTTATGGTGCTACTAACCCTGCAACCTCTAATGCTTTTGTTGGTTATGGAAGTGAAAATTCAAGCATGGGTTCTCTTGGTGGTATTGGATCACTTTGGAGTTCCTCCCTTGGTAATAATCAAGCTGGAACTATTGGCTCTGGATATGGTAAGGGAAGTCTTAGTTATAGGTCCGGAGATGTGATTTTAGGGTCAAAAACAGTAGATTATGGAAGAAGCAGTGAAAGCACTGTTGCATCAGCTCCATTGTATACTTTATCAAATGGAAATTATGATGAGGCATTCAAAGATACTTATGAAGCTGGGCCATTTTATCGTGACCAGACTTGGAGGTCATCAGCTTCAGAACTAGACGATTCTGGCAGTCTTGGTTTGGGTTTTGAAAATGCTGTTTCAGATTTAATGAGCAAAGGCTCGGGAGGTCACATCGGCGCTTATGCTGTTGCTAGTAGACAATCAAATAGAG GGTGA
- the LOC130722571 gene encoding heterogeneous nuclear ribonucleoprotein 1-like isoform X1, with translation MEMDPGKLFIGGISWDTNEERLRQYFQNFGDVVEAVIMKDRTTGRARGFGFVVFADPSVAERVVMEKHVIDGRTVEAKKAVPRDDQNVLSRSNSSSHGSPVPSPVRTKKIFVGGLPSTITESDFKNYFDQFGTITDVVVMYDHNTQRPRGFGFITFDSEEGVEKVLYKTFHELNGKMVEVKRAVPKELSPSPSRGQLGGYSYAMSRVGSFANGFTQGYNPGMVGGHGLRIDGRLSPVTVGRSGYPLLSPNYGSELNFELPLSQNESANFTSNFVIGRALNSSYNGSPSRYNNAMGYAGSSIGNNATISSSSINQNLWGNGNLYGATNPATSNAFVGYGSENSSMGSLGGIGSLWSSSLGNNQAGTIGSGYGKGSLSYRSGDVILGSKTVDYGRSSESTVASAPLYTLSNGNYDEAFKDTYEAGPFYRDQTWRSSASELDDSGSLGLGFENAVSDLMSKGSGGHIGAYAVASRQSNRGIAA, from the exons ATGGAAATGGACCCTGGCAAGCTTTTCATTGGTGGGATTTCCTGGGACACAAATGAAGAACGACTCAGACAGTATTTCCAGAACTTTGGAGATGTGGTTGAAGCTGTGATAATGAAGGATCGCACCACGGGGCGTGCCCGTGGTTTTGGATTTGTTGTTTTTGCCGATCCTTCTGTTGCTGAGCGAGTTGTTATGGAAAAGCATGTCATTGATGGTAGAACT GTGGAAGCAAAAAAGGCTGTCCCTAGAGATGATCAGAATGTTCTGAGCAGAAGCAACAGCAGCAGTCATGGGTCGCCAGTTCCTTCTCCTGTCCGCACAAAGAAGATATTTGTTGGAGGTCTACCATCCACAATTACTGAGAGTGATTTTAAGAACTACTTTGATCAGTTTGGAACAATTACAGATGTTGTCGTGATGTATGACCATAACACACAAAGGCCTAGAGGTTTTGGATTCATAACCTTTGATTCTGAGGAAGGAGTTGAGAAAGTTCTGTACAAAACTTTTCATGAACTGAATGGTAAAATGGTTGAGGTTAAGAGAGCTGTTCCCAAGGAATTATCTCCAAGTCCAAGTAGAGGCCAGTTAGGTGGATATAGTTATGCTATGAGTAGAGTTGGTAGCTTTGCTAATGGTTTCACTCAGGGATATAATCCAGGCATGGTTGGAGGCCATGGACTTAGAATAGATGGTCGGTTGAGTCCGGTTACTGTTGGTCGTAGCGGATATCCTCTTTTGAGTCCTAATTATGGGTCAGAACTCAACTTTGAGCTACCATTGAGCCAAAATGAAAGTGCAAACTTTACATCTAACTTCGTCATAGGACGGGCGCTGAACTCTTCATACAATGGAAGTCCGAGCAGGTACAATAATGCCATGGGGTATGCTGGTTCAAGCATTGGCAACAATGCAACCATAAGTTCAAgttcaataaatcaaaatttGTGGGGGAATGGGAATCTTTATGGTGCTACTAACCCTGCAACCTCTAATGCTTTTGTTGGTTATGGAAGTGAAAATTCAAGCATGGGTTCTCTTGGTGGTATTGGATCACTTTGGAGTTCCTCCCTTGGTAATAATCAAGCTGGAACTATTGGCTCTGGATATGGTAAGGGAAGTCTTAGTTATAGGTCCGGAGATGTGATTTTAGGGTCAAAAACAGTAGATTATGGAAGAAGCAGTGAAAGCACTGTTGCATCAGCTCCATTGTATACTTTATCAAATGGAAATTATGATGAGGCATTCAAAGATACTTATGAAGCTGGGCCATTTTATCGTGACCAGACTTGGAGGTCATCAGCTTCAGAACTAGACGATTCTGGCAGTCTTGGTTTGGGTTTTGAAAATGCTGTTTCAGATTTAATGAGCAAAGGCTCGGGAGGTCACATCGGCGCTTATGCTGTTGCTAGTAGACAATCAAATAGAG GAATTGCTGCTTAG
- the LOC130725916 gene encoding pentatricopeptide repeat-containing protein At4g16470 isoform X1, whose translation MKSILNPKLSAALSPNLPKFSSFALFPRPSEFMTPFPTRIPNHLRLNPTHFSSRNMIPTTQNRSLQSESSASASSSGEIHVIVGPMFAGKTTSLIRRIQSESGNGRSSSAKKDPALDKVLKGLCKSGRLAEAIGLLYRSGLPVHMSTYSLMLQECIFWKQYKRGRRIHAHMIIVGYVPNEYLKIKLLILYAKSGSLETAHFLFNDLVEKDLISWNAIIAGYVQNGLEEVGLEFFYTMRLAGLRPDQHTFASVFRACATLAALEPGKQAHGVMIKCQIKDNVVVNSALIDMYFKCSCISDGQLMFDKCLSRNTITWTTLISGYGQHGGVVEVLDSFRRMITEGFRPNYVTFLAVLVACSHGGLVDEGHKFFQSMISEYDIRPQAKHYAAMVDLLGRAGKLKEAYEFALKSPCKEHPVIWGALLGACKIHGDLDLLKIASKKYFELDLLNPGKYVVLANAYASSGLWDSVEEVRATLRESGMTKEPGYSRVEVQKEIYFSSTSR comes from the exons ATGAAATCCATCTTAAACCCAAAGCTCTCAGCAGCTTTATCTCCCAATCTTCCCAAATTCTCTTCCTTTGCTCTGTTTCCACGCCCTTCTGAATTCATGACCCCTTTCCCCACTCGAATCCCCAATCATCTCCGCTTGAACCCAACACACTTTTCATCCAGGAACATGATTCCCACCACTCAAAATCGAAGCTTGCAATCGGAGTCATCGGCATCGGCATCTTCTTCCGGCGAGATTCACGTCATTGTGGGCCCCATGTTCGCCGGAAAAACCACCTCGCTCATCCGGAGGATTCAATCGGAGTCCGGCAACGGCAG GTCAAGCAGTGCAAAAAAAGACCCAGCCTTGGATAAGGTATTGAAAGGTCTGTGCAAATCTGGAAGGCTGGCTGAGGCAATTGGGCTATTGTACCGTTCAGGGTTGCCGGTGCACATGAGCACATATTCGTTGATGCTGCAGGAATGTATATTCTGGAAACAGTATAAGAGGGGGAGAAGAATTCATGCACACATGATTATTGTTGGATATGTTCCCAATGAATATTTGAAGATTAAATTGTTGATATTGTATGCAAAGTCCGGATCCCTAGAAACTGCCCACTTCTTATTTAATGACTTGGTGGAGAAGGACTTAATTTCATGGAATGCAATCATAGCTGGGTATGTTCAAAATGGCCTTGAAGAAGTTGGGTTGGAGTTTTTTTATACGATGAGACTGGCTGGTTTGAGACCAGATCAGCATACCTTTGCATCGGTGTTCAGAGCATGTGCAACTTTGGCAGCATTAGAACCTGGGAAGCAAGCCCACGGGGTTATGATCAAGTGTCAAATTAAGGACAATGTTGTAGTGAACAGTGCCCTGATAGACATGTACTTTAAGTGCAGTTGTATCAGTGACGGACAACTGATGTTTGATAAATGTTTGAGTAGAAATACCATTACTTGGACTACTCTAATATCTGGATATGGTCAGCATGGAGGAGTAGTGGAGGTTTTAGATTCTTTTCGTAGAATGATAACTGAAGGTTTTAGACCAAATTATGTTACTTTTCTTGCAGTTTTGGTTGCTTGTAGCCATGGGGGTTTGGTTGATGAAGGACATAAGTTTTTTCAATCAATGATAAGTGAGTATGACATAAGGCCACAAGCAAAACATTATGCAGCAATGGTTGACCTTTTAGGGCGGGCTGGGAAATTGAAAGAGGCTTATGAATTTGCTCTAAAGTCACCTTGTAAAGAGCACCCGGTGATATGGGGTGCACTGCTTGGGGCTTGTAAGATTCATGGTGACCTAGACTTGTTAAAAATTGCATCTAAGAAGTATTTTGAGCTTGATCTTCTAAATCCTGGAAAATATGTTGTCTTGGCGAATGCTTATGCCTCTTCTGGGTTATGGGACAGTGTTGAGGAGGTTAGGGCTACACTGAGGGAATCAGGGATGACAAAAGAACCTGGTTATAGCAGGGTTGAGGTACAGAAGGAGATTTATTTCTCATCGACAAGCAGATGA